One Salmo salar chromosome ssa01, Ssal_v3.1, whole genome shotgun sequence DNA window includes the following coding sequences:
- the LOC106607275 gene encoding max-interacting protein 1 isoform X2 gives MVKYMRQQIELKSDEILLESGASMDQQDFSDMSGYSDILYSECSAMDQIDTFMKNVQVLLDAANYIENNEKNNGKCEHGYASTCPATENKHHQRQRKLKNKKIDNIHNRRAHLRLCLERLKTLIPLGPDCSRHTTLGLLNKAKGHIKKLEEMDRRSQHQLESLEREQRHLQRQLAHLQTPGGGDRDRVRMDSVGSPLALEHSDREEIEVDVENTEFSHGELDSICTSGCSDLDDHSSRQSLASDEGYSTCSLKQTFSS, from the exons ATGGTTAAATATATGAGGCAGCAGATCGAGTTGAAATCAGACGAGATCCTTTTGGAGTCGGGTGCGTCCATGGACCAACAGGATTTTAGCGATATGTCTGGATATTCCGACATTCTATATTCCGAATGTTCCGCAATGGACCAAATCGACACTTTTATGAAAAACGTTCAGGTGTTGCTGGATGCAGCAAATTACATTGAGAACAATGAAAAGAACAACGGAA AATGTGAACATGGATATGCCTCAACATGCCCTGCAACTGAGAACAAGCATCATCAGAGACAACGGAAATTAAAGAATAAGAAAATTGACAATATTCACAACAG ACGAGCACATCTCCGCCTGTGTTTGGAGAGGTTGAAGACACTGATCCCACTGGGACCAGACTGCAGTCGGCACACTACCCTGGGGTTGCTCAACAAGGCCAAGGGGCACATTAAG AAACTAGAGGAGATGGACCGGAGGAGTCAGCACCAGCTGGAGAGCCTGGAGCGTGAGCAGAGGCACCTGCAGAGGCAGCTGGCCCACCTGCAGACCCCTGGAGGcggagacagggacagagtccGTATGGACAGCGTAGGTTCCCCTTTGGCCTTAGAACACTCGGACCGAG AAGAGATCGAGGTGGACGTGGAAAACACTGAGTTCTCCCATGGAGAGTTGGACAGTATCTGCACCAGTGGCTGCAGTGACTTGGATGACCACAGCAGTCGGCAGAGCCTGGCCAGCGACGAGGGCTACTCCACCTGCAGTCTTAAACAGACCTTTTCCTCCTAA
- the LOC106607287 gene encoding survival of motor neuron-related-splicing factor 30 isoform X2, which yields MSEDLLKQLGSYKAQLQQVEAALSTDPDNEDLLKLQKDLSEVIDLTKDLLTSQPSEGTASANSSDAAPLKHRWSVGDRCMTVWSQDGQVYEAEIEEIDGENGTAAITFSGYGNAEVVPLQNLKPAEEGKHSEDDGKSKSRKEQIADQREYKKKKAQKKVLRMKELEQEREDQKSKWQSFNNKAYNKNKKGQVKRSIFASPESVNGKVGVGTCGIADKPMTTYHDTSKYNVRHLMPQ from the exons ATGTCAGAGGATTTGTTGAAACAGTTGGGCAGCTACAAAGCACAGTTGCAACAAGTGGAAGCCGCCTTATCAACCGATCCTGACAATGAAGACCTTCTCAAATTACAGAAAGACTTATCG GAAGTCATAGACTTAACAAAAGACCTCCTGACGTCCCAGCCCTCCGAAGGTACTGCTAGTGCCAACAGCTCAGATGCAGCCCCCCTGAAACATAGGTGGAGCGTTGGGGACAGGTGTATGACTGTGTGGAGTCAGGATGGACA GGTGTATGAAGCTGAGATTGAGGAGATAGACGGCGAGAATGGAACGGCGGCCATCACCTTCTCCGGCTACGGGAACGCAGAGGTGGTGCCACTGCAGAACCTCAAGCCTGCCGAGGAGGGCAAGCACTCTGAGGATGACGGGAAATCCAAGTCCAG GAAGGagcagatagcagaccagagggAGTACAAGAAGAAGAAGGCCCAGAAGAAGGTGCTGAGGATGAAGGAGCTGGAACAGGAGCGAGAAGACCAGAAATCCAAGTGGCAGAGTTTTAACAACAAGGCCTATAACAAGAACAAGAAAGGACAG GTGAAGAGGAGTATATTTGCATCGCCGGAGAGTGTAAACGGAAAGGTGGGAGTAGGAACATGTGGCATTGCAGACAAACCTATGACCACGTATCATGACACATCCAAATATAACGTCAGGCATCTAATGCCACAGTGA
- the LOC106607287 gene encoding survival of motor neuron-related-splicing factor 30 isoform X1 yields MMSEDLLKQLGSYKAQLQQVEAALSTDPDNEDLLKLQKDLSEVIDLTKDLLTSQPSEGTASANSSDAAPLKHRWSVGDRCMTVWSQDGQVYEAEIEEIDGENGTAAITFSGYGNAEVVPLQNLKPAEEGKHSEDDGKSKSRKEQIADQREYKKKKAQKKVLRMKELEQEREDQKSKWQSFNNKAYNKNKKGQVKRSIFASPESVNGKVGVGTCGIADKPMTTYHDTSKYNVRHLMPQ; encoded by the exons ATGTCAGAGGATTTGTTGAAACAGTTGGGCAGCTACAAAGCACAGTTGCAACAAGTGGAAGCCGCCTTATCAACCGATCCTGACAATGAAGACCTTCTCAAATTACAGAAAGACTTATCG GAAGTCATAGACTTAACAAAAGACCTCCTGACGTCCCAGCCCTCCGAAGGTACTGCTAGTGCCAACAGCTCAGATGCAGCCCCCCTGAAACATAGGTGGAGCGTTGGGGACAGGTGTATGACTGTGTGGAGTCAGGATGGACA GGTGTATGAAGCTGAGATTGAGGAGATAGACGGCGAGAATGGAACGGCGGCCATCACCTTCTCCGGCTACGGGAACGCAGAGGTGGTGCCACTGCAGAACCTCAAGCCTGCCGAGGAGGGCAAGCACTCTGAGGATGACGGGAAATCCAAGTCCAG GAAGGagcagatagcagaccagagggAGTACAAGAAGAAGAAGGCCCAGAAGAAGGTGCTGAGGATGAAGGAGCTGGAACAGGAGCGAGAAGACCAGAAATCCAAGTGGCAGAGTTTTAACAACAAGGCCTATAACAAGAACAAGAAAGGACAG GTGAAGAGGAGTATATTTGCATCGCCGGAGAGTGTAAACGGAAAGGTGGGAGTAGGAACATGTGGCATTGCAGACAAACCTATGACCACGTATCATGACACATCCAAATATAACGTCAGGCATCTAATGCCACAGTGA
- the LOC106607275 gene encoding max-interacting protein 1 isoform X1, translating to MVKYMRQQIELKSDEILLESGASMDQQDFSDMSGYSDILYSECSAMDQIDTFMKNVQVLLDAANYIENNEKNNGKCEHGYASTCPATENKHHQRQRKLKNKKIDNIHNRSAHNELEKNRRAHLRLCLERLKTLIPLGPDCSRHTTLGLLNKAKGHIKKLEEMDRRSQHQLESLEREQRHLQRQLAHLQTPGGGDRDRVRMDSVGSPLALEHSDREEIEVDVENTEFSHGELDSICTSGCSDLDDHSSRQSLASDEGYSTCSLKQTFSS from the exons ATGGTTAAATATATGAGGCAGCAGATCGAGTTGAAATCAGACGAGATCCTTTTGGAGTCGGGTGCGTCCATGGACCAACAGGATTTTAGCGATATGTCTGGATATTCCGACATTCTATATTCCGAATGTTCCGCAATGGACCAAATCGACACTTTTATGAAAAACGTTCAGGTGTTGCTGGATGCAGCAAATTACATTGAGAACAATGAAAAGAACAACGGAA AATGTGAACATGGATATGCCTCAACATGCCCTGCAACTGAGAACAAGCATCATCAGAGACAACGGAAATTAAAGAATAAGAAAATTGACAATATTCACAACAG ATCAGCACACAATGAGCTGGAAAAAAATAG ACGAGCACATCTCCGCCTGTGTTTGGAGAGGTTGAAGACACTGATCCCACTGGGACCAGACTGCAGTCGGCACACTACCCTGGGGTTGCTCAACAAGGCCAAGGGGCACATTAAG AAACTAGAGGAGATGGACCGGAGGAGTCAGCACCAGCTGGAGAGCCTGGAGCGTGAGCAGAGGCACCTGCAGAGGCAGCTGGCCCACCTGCAGACCCCTGGAGGcggagacagggacagagtccGTATGGACAGCGTAGGTTCCCCTTTGGCCTTAGAACACTCGGACCGAG AAGAGATCGAGGTGGACGTGGAAAACACTGAGTTCTCCCATGGAGAGTTGGACAGTATCTGCACCAGTGGCTGCAGTGACTTGGATGACCACAGCAGTCGGCAGAGCCTGGCCAGCGACGAGGGCTACTCCACCTGCAGTCTTAAACAGACCTTTTCCTCCTAA